A single genomic interval of Aureliella helgolandensis harbors:
- a CDS encoding sigma-70 family RNA polymerase sigma factor: protein MSSPILLSPRPDPLDDSLVQRAKLGDQLALAELFGRYRPRLRNMVAFRMDRHLQGRIDPSDVLQDAFIVLADRLHEYVPEKKMTFFVWVRLVTMERLLRLHRDHIQTQKRDARRELSIEQQLGTDATSMSIAAGLLASATSACNRMARKEQRVALLSLLAKMDELDREIIALRIFEALTNGEAAEILGLTKQTASKRFIRAISRLREEMVQIPGFAELF, encoded by the coding sequence ATGTCATCACCCATCCTTCTTAGTCCCCGTCCCGATCCACTCGACGACTCGCTGGTTCAGCGCGCCAAGCTGGGAGACCAATTGGCGTTAGCCGAGCTATTCGGACGTTATCGTCCTAGATTGCGCAACATGGTCGCTTTTCGCATGGACCGGCATCTACAGGGCCGAATCGATCCGTCGGACGTTTTGCAAGACGCTTTCATCGTTTTGGCGGACCGTCTGCATGAGTATGTCCCAGAGAAGAAGATGACCTTCTTTGTTTGGGTCCGCCTAGTAACCATGGAGCGCTTGCTACGTTTGCATCGTGATCATATTCAAACGCAAAAGCGTGACGCACGTCGTGAACTTTCCATCGAGCAACAGCTTGGAACCGACGCCACGAGTATGTCGATTGCAGCGGGCCTATTGGCTAGCGCGACTTCAGCCTGCAACAGGATGGCACGCAAGGAACAGCGCGTGGCGCTGCTGTCGCTGTTAGCTAAAATGGACGAACTCGATCGAGAAATCATTGCGCTCCGTATTTTCGAAGCCCTAACCAATGGCGAGGCAGCCGAAATCCTTGGTCTTACCAAGCAAACAGCTAGCAAACGTTTTATCCGCGCCATCTCCCGCCTCCGCGAAGAAATGGTGCAAATCCCAGGATTTGCCGAATTGTTTTAG